In a genomic window of Candidatus Thiothrix sulfatifontis:
- a CDS encoding DEAD/DEAH box helicase — translation MQPTDIPTPAPTFADFALAAPLLQAAQKMGFTQPRPVQLAAIPRAMTRRDLLVSAETGSGKTAAFLLPTLHHLLTNPSEYFGTRALVLVPTRELAKQIHQQCLQLTEFTGLKVGLITGGADFRVQQNMLLNNAEIVIATPGRVLELMEAKTPEFSRLEVLILDEADRMLEMGFSQELETIAAACNPDRQTLLFSATLQQYGMIKIAEKLLRDPEMLRLNTLQDEHANLEQQVIIADDIAHKQRLLAWLLLNETFAKAVVFTNSRVRASELVGGLQAKGVRCGVLHGEMDQKERNRIMAFFRDGTIKALIATDLAARGLDIAGVELVINVDVPRTGVHYIHRIGRTGRGDAKGTAITLVQSSEWNLMVNIERFLKQRFQRRSIEGLVGTYSGPQKLKASGKAAGSKKKKLAKKAAAAKKGKKR, via the coding sequence ATGCAGCCTACTGACATTCCCACGCCCGCCCCCACGTTTGCCGACTTCGCGCTCGCCGCCCCGCTGTTGCAAGCCGCGCAAAAAATGGGTTTCACCCAACCCCGCCCGGTACAATTAGCCGCGATTCCCCGCGCCATGACGCGCCGCGATTTGCTGGTCAGTGCCGAAACTGGCAGTGGCAAAACCGCCGCGTTTTTGCTACCCACCCTGCACCATTTGCTGACAAACCCCTCCGAATATTTCGGCACGCGGGCGTTGGTGCTCGTGCCGACGCGCGAATTGGCGAAGCAAATTCACCAGCAATGCCTGCAATTGACCGAATTCACCGGGCTAAAAGTGGGGCTGATTACGGGTGGAGCCGATTTCCGTGTGCAGCAAAACATGCTGCTCAACAATGCCGAAATCGTCATCGCCACACCAGGGCGCGTGCTCGAATTGATGGAGGCGAAAACCCCGGAGTTTTCACGTCTGGAAGTGCTGATTCTCGATGAAGCCGACCGGATGCTGGAAATGGGCTTCAGCCAAGAGTTGGAAACCATCGCAGCGGCGTGCAATCCCGACCGCCAAACGCTGCTGTTTTCCGCCACGCTCCAGCAATACGGCATGATTAAAATCGCTGAAAAGCTGTTGCGTGACCCCGAAATGTTACGCCTGAATACGCTGCAAGATGAGCACGCAAACCTTGAGCAACAGGTGATTATTGCCGACGATATTGCGCACAAACAGCGTTTGTTGGCGTGGTTGCTGCTGAATGAAACGTTTGCGAAAGCGGTGGTATTCACCAATAGCCGCGTGCGGGCGAGTGAATTGGTCGGCGGTTTGCAAGCCAAAGGCGTGCGTTGTGGCGTGTTGCATGGCGAGATGGATCAGAAAGAGCGCAACCGCATTATGGCGTTTTTCCGTGATGGCACGATCAAGGCGCTGATTGCGACCGATCTGGCGGCGCGGGGTTTGGACATTGCAGGCGTGGAATTGGTGATCAATGTGGATGTACCGCGCACCGGCGTGCATTACATCCACCGCATTGGGCGCACCGGGCGCGGCGATGCCAAGGGCACGGCGATTACGCTGGTGCAAAGTTCCGAATGGAATTTAATGGTGAATATCGAGCGGTTTTTGAAACAGCGTTTCCAACGGCGCAGCATCGAAGGCTTGGTCGGTACGTACAGCGGTCCCCAAAAACTCAAAGCTTCTGGCAAAGCAGCGGGCAGCAAAAAGAAAAAACTCGCGAAAAAAGCGGCGGCAGCCAAGAAAGGCAAAAAGCGCTAA
- the ung gene encoding uracil-DNA glycosylase, with protein MQTIILPPSWQTALGAELTKPYMLDLSNFLQAETAAGKHILPAAEQRFNALQSTPLDQVNVVILGQDPYPTPGHAHGLAFSVQAHVAALPRSLLNINRELHDDLGVDNSHTGCLQAWAAQGVLLLNTALTVEAGNAGSHQKRGWETFTDTVIQAVSAQMQPVMFILWGNHAQKKTALIDTARHGILASAHPSPLSARRGFFGSQPFSRTNAFLQAKGRAPINWLLPA; from the coding sequence ATGCAAACTATCATTCTTCCCCCAAGCTGGCAAACTGCTCTCGGTGCAGAACTCACCAAGCCCTACATGCTCGACCTGAGCAATTTCCTGCAAGCGGAAACTGCTGCGGGCAAACACATCCTGCCTGCGGCGGAGCAGCGTTTCAACGCCCTGCAAAGCACGCCCCTAGATCAGGTCAACGTGGTTATTCTCGGTCAAGACCCATACCCCACACCGGGTCATGCGCACGGTCTGGCGTTTTCGGTACAAGCGCATGTTGCCGCGTTACCGCGTTCGCTGCTCAATATCAACCGCGAATTGCATGACGATTTAGGCGTAGACAATAGCCACACAGGTTGCCTGCAAGCATGGGCGGCGCAAGGCGTTTTGCTGCTCAACACCGCACTAACGGTAGAAGCGGGCAACGCGGGCAGCCATCAAAAACGCGGTTGGGAAACTTTTACCGACACGGTAATCCAAGCCGTTAGCGCTCAAATGCAACCCGTGATGTTCATCTTGTGGGGCAATCACGCGCAGAAAAAAACCGCGCTGATCGACACCGCTCGGCATGGCATCCTTGCCAGTGCGCACCCGTCACCCTTGTCGGCACGGCGCGGTTTTTTTGGCAGTCAGCCGTTTTCACGCACCAATGCGTTTTTGCAAGCCAAGGGCAGAGCGCCGATTAATTGGTTATTGCCTGCCTAG